One Saccharomycodes ludwigii strain NBRC 1722 chromosome VI, whole genome shotgun sequence DNA segment encodes these proteins:
- the DIE2 gene encoding dolichyl-P-Glc:Glc(2)Man(9)GlcNAc(2)-PP-dolichol alpha-1,2- glucosyltransferase (similar to Saccharomyces cerevisiae YGR227W | DIE2 | Derepression of ITR1 Expression) — MASDTKDKDTQESPATVQFTPSSTEEQKLFEQVENEVKFGIIFNIFIGYPIILIFLIYTFYKICTCYVPYCFIDEKFHVTQTIKYIEGQWKSWDPKITTPPGLYILGWLNYKIFKSILHLDWSTLTILRLVNLFGGCFIWPIFVLRPIYLFNALSFWPVTLVCFPLMATYYSLYYTDVWSSIIITAALATVISLPFGETGSIWFSSFLCFISLFFRQTNIIWNLFIMVLVIERRAIIQRNFNTVKVNNYLKLIIHSIESFSQLCLPYIINMVLFLIFVIYNGSLTLGDKQNHVAGFHVVQLFYCYTFMTFFSLPLWISRQHLLNYATRFFNSKRWIFEFIGIIIIIKYFTVTHPFLLADNRHYTFYIFKKIFGKDKKIYKYFFCPIIYHFSIFTIHNLIEPSIMKFHSYLPIEVKEPIELPSQLTHISFTTLMLCTFLTTTPSPLFEPRYYILPYVFWRVFVTTPFDSFWQLNSIRLTNRMRLVMEFLWFILLNVVTYLVFIKYEFTWDTEKFPQRIIW, encoded by the coding sequence ATGGCATCCGATACTAAGGATAAAGATACTCAAGAAAGCCCAGCAACTGTACAGTTTACACCTAGCAGTACAGAAGAACAAAAACTATTTGAGCAAGTAGAAAACGAAGTCAAGTTTGGGATTATATTTAACATATTCATTGGATACcctataatattaatatttttaatatacacATTTTACAAGATATGTACTTGTTACGTCCCTTACTGCTTCATAGACGAAAAATTCCACGTTACTCaaacaattaaatatatagaGGGTCAGTGGAAATCATGGGATCCCAAAATCACTACTCCGCCAggattatatattttgggttggttaaattataaaatttttaagagCATTCTACATTTGGATTGGTCAACATTAACCATTTTAAGACTGGTCAATTTATTTGGCGGTTGTTTTATTTGGCCTATCTTTGTTTTAAGACCCATTTACTTATTCAATGCACTAAGTTTCTGGCCTGTGACACTTGTTTGTTTTCCATTAATGGCCACTTATTATTCATTATACTATACAGACGTCTGGTcaagtataataataactgCGGCACTAGCTACAGTCATTAGTTTACCATTTGGAGAAACTGGTAGCATTTGGTTCAGTTCgtttttatgttttataagtttgtttttcagACAAACAAATATCATTTggaatttatttataatggTCTTGGTTATCGAAAGAAGAGCTATAATTCAAAGGAACTTCAATACGGTAAAAGTTaacaattatttaaaattaataatacattCTATAGAGTCATTCTCGCAATTATGTCTACCgtatattataaacatggttttatttttaatctttgtGATTTATAATGGATCACTTACATTGGGTGATAAACAAAACCATGTGGCCGGTTTCCACGTAGTTCAACTTTTCTATTGCTATACTTTTATGACTTTTTTCAGTTTACCACTTTGGATATCCAGACAACATTTACTAAATTACGCGAcaagattttttaatagcaaAAGATGGATCTTTGAGTTTATCggcataataataattatcaaatattttactgTAACACATCCGTTTTTATTGGCAGATAATCGTCACTATACattctatatttttaaaaaaatattcggGAAAGAtaagaaaatttataaatactttttttgtccaataatatatcatttttccattttcacTATCCATAACTTAATTGAACCTTCAATAATGAAGTTTCATTCATATTTGCCCATTGAAGTTAAAGAACCTATCGAATTACCCAGCCAATTAACACATATTTCGTTTACCACTTTAATGTTATGTACCTTTTTAACTACAACACCATCACCATTGTTTGAACCAcgttattatatattaccATATGTTTTTTGGAGAGTATTTGTTACCACACCATTTGATTCATTTTGGCAATTAAACTCTATAAGATTAACTAACAGAATGAGACTTGTTATGGAATTTTTATGGTTTATATTACTCAACGTTGTTACTTATTTggtatttataaaatatgaatTCACATGGGACACAGAAAAATTTCCTCAAAGAATCATTTGGTAG
- the PHB2 gene encoding prohibitin subunit PHB2 (similar to Saccharomyces cerevisiae YGR231C | PHB2 | ProHiBitin): protein MNSDFQKFTRQLQKQMQQTGGRRGGVPPMPKNGIGAIFGLVTLVGGALLVNSSLFNVDGGHRAIMYSRIHGIEPKIYPEGTHFAIPWLETPIIYDVRAKPRNVASLTGTKDLQMVNITCRVLSRPELTILPQIYRTLGTDYDERVLPSIVNEVLKSVVAQFNASQLITQRESVSRLIRENLLRRASKFGIKLDDVSITYMTFSPEFTQAVEAKQIAQQDAQRAAFVVDKAKQEKQGLVVRAQGEAKSAELIGEAIKKSRDYVELKRLDTAKDIANILAKSPNRVVLDNEALLLNTIVDSRK from the coding sequence ATGAACAGCgatttccaaaaattcaCAAGACAGctacaaaaacaaatgcAACAAACAGGTGGTCGCCGTGGTGGCGTTCCACCAATGCCTAAGAATGGTATTGGTGCTATTTTTGGTCTAGTAACCTTAGTTGGTGGTGCTTTATTAGTTAATTCCAGTTTATTCAATGTTGATGGTGGTCACAGAGCAATTATGTATTCTAGAATACATGGTATTGAGCCAAAAATTTATCCAGAAGGCACTCATTTTGCCATTCCATGGTTAGAAACACCTATCATTTATGATGTTCGTGCAAAACCACGTAATGTTGCCTCTTTAACTGGTACTAAAGATTTACAAATGGTTAATATTACTTGCAGAGTTTTGAGTAGACCAGAGCTTACCATATTACCACAAATTTACCGTACTCTAGGCACTGATTATGATGAGAGAGTTTTACCTTCTATTGTTAACgaagttttaaaatctgTTGTTGCCCAATTTAATGCTTCCCAATTAATTACACAAAGAGAAAGTGTTTCAAGATTAATTCGTGAAAATTTATTGCGTCGTGCTTCTAAATTTGGTATTAAATTAGATGATGTTTCTATTACCTATATGACATTTTCTCCGGAATTTACACAGGCTGTAGAAGCCAAACAAATTGCTCAACAAGATGCTCAAAGAGCtgcttttgttgttgataaagccaaacaagaaaaacaagGATTAGTGGTTAGAGCCCAAGGTGAAGCCAAATCTGCAGAATTAATCGGGGAGGCTATTAAGAAAAGTAGAGATTATGTGGAGTTGAAGAGATTGGACACTGCCAAAGACATTGCTAACATATTGGCTAAGAGTCCAAATAGAGTTGTTTTGGATAATGAAGCTTTGTTATTGAACACAATTGTCGATtctagaaaataa
- the MTC6 gene encoding Mtc6p (similar to Saccharomyces cerevisiae YHR151C | MTC6 | Maintenance of Telomere Capping): MLFIYFILLINTAILSAFASSVSQYSTNKIKASTILYSSSFDESFWPNMTDTLKTGLLSQRDLLRSVPIDQIPRLGVNLSQLLSPNEYYFDNDSDKLNYTLRLLSVGVRALGIDLVYSLREENWYLQNTNISFFQILSLINQFSQSMTSSINVDFLLILLNFPDNNNKTLTTTTTTNSNNITSASYTQKLSDLDNQIIQFFNYTQLFTQNDYNGTWPTLDDFLFNISKKLLFISPTKGIQFNNTIFPYEYIQYLPNNKSSDFICPVNNHTSFHILADNQYDNTTIKNMIYCGYSPLIGNTNLQDVTALLNTSLLWSWKDNEPIDVVTSGHVPLQVKDRDTLEAYACASLQFSNGESWWIVNNCYAKQHILCGKDDSNMWAIGKDSIKFFDVKSDKNTPGESHYGCPTDYSFAVPNTPLKIRSVNIFLTEYTYNKSLDSLTVWIDLNSIIARNCWVIGAADANCPYTKYVSSRSFVAMIVPLASVTAALLATVIFLKVQRLAIQDNRKNWRKIIKATEKNEPGDGVPS, encoded by the coding sequence ATGTTATTCATATACTTTATATTACTAATAAATACTGCAATATTATCTGCATTTGCCAGCAGTGTTAGTCAATATTCAactaacaaaataaaagcatccactattttatattcttcCTCATTTGATGAAAGTTTTTGGCCTAATATGACTGATACCTTAAAGACTGGATTATTATCACAAAGAGATCTATTAAGATCAGTTCCAATTGATCAAATTCCGAGATTGGGTGTCAATTTATCACAACTTTTATCACCAAACGAATACTACTTTGATAATGATTctgataaattaaattatactTTGAGACTACTATCAGTAGGTGTTAGGGCTCTAGGCATAGATTTAGTTTATAGCTTACGTGAAGAAAACTGGTATCttcaaaatacaaatatatctttttttcaaatactCTCGTTAATAAACCAATTCTCACAAAGTATGACTTCTTCAATCAACGTcgattttttattaattttattaaattttcccgacaacaataacaaaacactcaccaccaccaccaccaccaacagcaacaacattACCAGTGCCAGTTACACCCAAAAGTTGAGTGACTTGGATAATCAAATAATACagttttttaattacaCTCAACTTTTCACACAAAATGATTATAACGGGACATGGCCAACACTAgatgattttttatttaatatcagcaaaaaattattgtttatatcACCAACAAAAGGGATCCAGTTTAACAACACTATATTCCCGTATGAGTACATACAGTACTTACCAAACAATAAAAGCTCAGATTTTATATGCCCTGTTAATAATCACACCAGTTTCCATATATTGGCTGATAATCAATATGATAATACcactattaaaaacatGATTTATTGCGGATATTCTCCACTCATTGGAAACACAAATTTGCAAGATGTTACCGCTCTATTGAACACTAGTTTATTATGGAGTTGGAAGGATAATGAGCCCATAGACGTAGTGACCTCAGGCCATGTTCCATTACAAGTTAAAGATAGAGATACTTTAGAAGCATACGCATGCGCTTCTTTACAGTTTTCCAATGGTGAAAGCTGGTGGATTGTAAACAATTGTTATGCCAAACAACATATTTTGTGCGGTAAAGATGATTCAAATATGTGGGCGATCGGCAAAGattcaataaaattttttgatgtCAAATCTGATAAAAATACGCCAGGGGAGAGCCATTATGGGTGTCCTACCGATTATTCATTTGCAGTTCCAAATACCCCACTGAAAATAAGGAGcgtcaatatttttttaacggAATATACATACAATAAAAGCCTTGATTCATTAACTGTATGGATTGATCTTAATTCTATTATTGCCAGAAATTGTTGGGTTATAGGCGCGGCAGATGCAAACTGTCCATACACAAAATATGTTTCTAGTAGAAGTTTTGTAGCAATGATTGTTCCATTAGCTAGTGTCACAGCGGCTTTACTAGCTACGGTgatctttttaaaagtacAAAGGTTAGCCATACAGGacaatagaaaaaattggagAAAAATCATTAAGGCTACAGAAAAAAACGAACCAGGAGATGGCGTTCCCTCATAg
- the SMI1 gene encoding Smi1p (similar to Saccharomyces cerevisiae YGR229C | SMI1 | Suppressor of MAR Inhibitor), translating into MQSFKKKLRELVYSFSTEDHYAEYDEDDTHFSRPTSKPYSASTTNLTDNIDLENNDFHNIQLEDNIPDNTEVADGVSEVLLAWKHIDKWTDEHNPDLNASLGDPCTLNDINDVEKDLDISFPPCVRASMRTHDGQEDLESYTGVSGLIYGLQLMPIDDVVNMTNAWRNVAVNIKKSDEKKLQQQQQQQSLSSDDAFSTTSPNSSSAAPSSANTNHFKMNEIPRQGSIPPNTVQPVYAHPAWIPLVTDNAGNHIGIDLAPGPEGTYGQVLLFGREFDTKFVVAPNWGDFLLSFANDLIQGNWYFVGEDDDFFSGEGDLVYRDKVHGSNIIQDYMEVLKKRSFLQWKSTKKSAPVPQPTTDAGANNKLETDTPVDNATSNKNVRKDGKVLQNETLVQVETPRDFADDLEDEQEGKTSVKDVIDHEDEKEVKTNVKDVVDDIVDENEVKNIKEEPLTPQNANHTPIPEKKEVKDEVGEKLDKEDDLTDKHEIVNEKEELDNKESSVSKQEKNDHKEPLEEDAKKSTDLKDVNQTEENKEDSATKKPDTETPGQEKKDEFENIEL; encoded by the coding sequence atgcaaagttttaaaaagaagttAAGAGAGCTAGTCTATTCTTTCAGTACAGAAGATCATTACGCTGAatatgatgaagatgatacCCATTTTTCAAGACCAACTTCTAAACCATATTCTGCTTCTACTACAAACTTAACTGATAATATAGATCTcgaaaataatgatttcCACAATATTCAACTAGAAGATAATATTCCAGACAATACCGAAGTTGCTGACGGTGTTAGTGAAGTTTTGTTAGCTTGGAAGCACATCGATAAATGGACTGATGAACATAATCCAGATTTAAATGCCTCTTTGGGTGACCCTTGTACTctaaatgatattaatgatGTCGAAAAAGATTTGGATATAAGTTTCCCTCCTTGTGTTCGCGCTAGTATGCGAACACACGATGGTCAAGAAGATTTAGAATCTTATACTGGTGTTTCTGGTTTAATTTATGGTTTGCAATTAATGCCTATTGATGACGTTGTAAATATGACAAATGCCTGGAGAAATGTTGCTGTAAACATCAAAAAATCAgatgaaaagaaattgcaacaacaacaacaacaacaatcatTGTCTTCTGATGATGCCTTTTCCACTACCAGTCCAAATTCCTCTTCTGCCGCACCAAGCTCTGCCAACACTAACCATTTTAAAATGAACGAGATCCCAAGACAAGGCTCTATCCCTCCAAATACGGTTCAACCAGTTTATGCCCATCCAGCTTGGATTCCACTAGTTACAGATAATGCTGGTAATCATATTGGTATTGATTTGGCTCCAGGCCCAGAGGGTACTTATGGccaagttttattatttggaaGAGAATTTGATACTAAATTTGTAGTTGCTCCTAATTGGGGTGATTTCTTGTTATCTTTTGCCAACGATTTGATTCAAGGTAATTGGTATTTTGTTggtgaagatgatgatttcTTTAGCGGCGAAGGTGATTTGGTATACAGAGATAAAGTTCATGGTAGCAATATTATTCAGGATTATATGGAagttttaaagaaaagaagcTTTTTACAATGGAAGAGTACAAAGAAAAGTGCTCCAGTTCCACAGCCTACAACTGATGCTGGTGCTAACAATAAATTGGAAACAGATACTCCCGTTGATAATGCCactagtaataaaaacGTTCGTAAGGATGGTAAAGTATTACAAAACGAAACGTTAGTCCAAGTGGAAACACCAAGAGATTTCGCCGATGACCTTGAAGATGAACAAGAGGGGAAAACTAGTGTGAAAGATGTTATCGATCACgaagatgaaaaagaagTAAAGACTAATGTGAAAGATGTTGTTGATGACATTGTCGATGAGAACGAAgtaaaaaacattaaagAAGAACCACTAACTCCTCAAAATGCTAATCATACACCAATaccagaaaaaaaggaagtaAAGGATGAAGTGGGTGAAAAACTTGATAAAGAGGACGATCTTACGGACAAGCATGAAATAGTAAACGAAAAGGAAGAATTGGATAATAAGGAAAGTTCAGTTtcaaaacaagaaaaaaatgatcaCAAAGAGCCACTAGAGGAAGACGCTAAGAAATCTACCGACTTGAAAGATGTAAACCAAACTGAGGAAAACAAAGAAGATTCTGCAACTAAAAAACCAGATACAGAAACACCAGgccaagaaaaaaaagatgaatttgaaaacattgaattataa